The Lycium ferocissimum isolate CSIRO_LF1 unplaced genomic scaffold, AGI_CSIRO_Lferr_CH_V1 ctg15617, whole genome shotgun sequence genome contains the following window.
AAATGTAGACTACATATCAAAGTACAATATCATATTCCTCTCATGATGAAAGCTAACCCCTGTGTCCAGAATTACAATATTTAGTCAGAATTTTCAAGTTAACTATTGCATATTCAAGTGCAgagccttttctcatgactacCACTATCCCTTAACCATGATTACGTTAACTTGAAATAGACTGCAATAGCGACCGcaaatcttgatgtaggaatcacattcgtatttcaacgATTGCGGACATCAACCTCGAaattatgctacctatttttggctatatatatatggatgatgaCTCAGCCCCTTCGACACGTAGTCATTTAATCCATATCGTCATtttgaggaatgaagcttacctcGATGGCAAGACTTACACCTTTCTTTTTTGACTCCGGGGAAGAATATCCTCCCGTCGACAGGGTTCACATCTTTTAAAAGGACTAGACTCGATTGTGAATAATGGAATTCAATCACGCTATCAACgcgtcattttaaatttttagatttttggaCATCCACTCAGCTAatgtatcaaggcaagccatgcgGCAATACCTTGATACAAAATTGTTTCTAGTGGCCGGGGTCTCAATACCTTGATACTTAAAATTGTTTTTAGTGGAAACCATAAAGAAACTTTTGGTATAGTGATTATATCCTTCGTAGTATTCTTTCAATAgtcttaaaattttcattttttgtaaaaTCTTCGTGTTCGCAAAATGAAAAACTTATCTCTGTTCACATAAAGAAACTTTacgtaatgaaaaaaaaattgggtgaTTTTGGGTATACTTTGGTACTTCatgtgttttgaaaaataatattttatatcgCCTTTTTTAATGTCATTTCGTACAGGTCTTCGTGTTCTCTTGACTGAAAAATCATTTTGAGGTTTCCTTTGTAAGGTTTATGTCGGGAATTTTATTTGCCCCGAATGACCGAGCTCgggagagcgcctacgtatcccgtttCGGGGATATTTAAAGAATTTTGAAGTCGAAACGTAGTTCGGGCTAAAcatattggaatttttttttggtgagaCTGAAAACTCATATTAAAGAGAGACCTACGTATCTACGTATCCCAAAATGGGAATCAGGTCATGACGTagttcaacatacataattttggATCTTTGGGTTAAAGCGACCTATCTTGGAAAAACACCTACGTATCCCCTTATAAGTATAGGGAATCAGGTCTTTACGTAATTCatacataattttggatttggttttCTAAGAAAAATGCAAACTTACAAGCAAATGGAATGCAACTAAAGAAAACCTAAACTATGGAAACTCTGAATCCTCGCAGTTGTCTTTTTCTTCACACGTAGTATCTCTTGATGGCATCTGAATTTATTGCTTTTCACCACTCTTGACCATCCATTTCAGCAAGTACTACGGCTCCTCCTGATAGTACCTTTCGTACCATATAGGGGCCTTGCCAATTTGGTGCgaactttcctttgtattcttcttgattagGGAATATTCTTTTGAGCACCAATTGCCCGATTTGAAACACCCTAGTTCTCACATGTTTGTTGAAAGCATGCGCCATTCTTTGTTGGTACAATTGACCACGACAAACAGCAATCATCCTCTTTTCATCTATCAGAATCAGTTGCTCATATCTCTTGCGGATCCATTCTGCATCGTCCAACTCAACTTCTTGTATTATTCGAAGTGAAGGGATCTCTACTTCGGCTGGTATTACTGCTACAGTGCCATATGCCAACAGGTACGGGGTGGCTCCAGTTGAAGTCCTGGCAGTGGTGCGGTATCCCAGTAATTTATAAGGCAATTGTTCATACCAGTCTTTGTAGTTATCAATCATCTTTTGGAggattttcttgatgtttttattGGCGGCTTCTCTGAGCCCCATTCATTTGTGGCCGATACGCAGTTGAATTTCGGTGAGTGATTTGAAACTGCGCACACATGTCTTTCATTAAGTGGCTATTCAGATTAGCCCCATTATctgttatgattgattttgggATGCCGAATCGACATATGATGTTGTTGCGCATAAAGTCTGTGACCACTTTCTTGGTTACTGATGAATAAGATGTTGtttccacccacttggtgaagtagtctatggTGTCCAAAATGAAATGATGTTTGTTTGACGCAGCTGGCTCAATTGGTCCTatgacatccatgccccaagcgGCGAATGGCCAAGGTGACGTCATAGCATTCAGTTCTGTTGGAGGAACCTTTATCAAATCTCCATGAATCTGACACTTGTGACATTTTTGGACGAATTTGCTACAATCATTCTCCATAGTCATCCAGTAATAACCAActgttaagattttttttgctAGTACGAACCCATTCATGTGAGGTTCGCAGGTTCCAGCATGCACTTCTTCAATCAATTTGGTAGCTTCGACAGAGTCAACACATCTAAGCAATCCCAAGTCTGGAGTTCTTTCGTACAGGACATTCTTGTTAAGGAAGAAACCATTTGCTAACTTCCTGATAGTCCTCTTCTGATTTAAGGTGATTCCTTCGGGATATTCTCCTTTCTCCAAGAACATTTTAATGTAAACGTACCAAGGTTTTCCATCAGCCTCAGCCTCTACAAAAGCACAGTAGGCTGgttgattttttatttcaattttgacAGGATCAATGTAGCTGCTGTCGAGATGCTGAATCATGGATGCCATCGTTGCCAATGGATCAGCAAACTCATTCTGGGTTCTCGATATGTGTTTGAACTTGACATCTCGGAACTGATCTGCCAATCTTTGGACAAGTCCAACATACAGtatgatcttttcatttttagtgGCCCACTCTCTTCGAAGATGATGAATTAGCAAATCTGAGTCGCCAATTACCTGGAGATCTTTCACATCCATGTAGAGGTCCAAACGTAGACCCAAGATACAGGCTCCGTATCCAACCATGTTGTGGTTCAATTGAATCTTAACTTGGCCACCACTGGATAATATTGGCCTGAGTTTGAAACCAAGATGACTTTGATTCCTGATCCTTTAAAGTTGACTGCTCCATCAAAGTATACTTTCCATCCTGACTCATCTTCACCTTCTTCGCCTTCAATTGTCATTATTTCTTCATCCGGGAAGTAAGTCCACAGAGGTATGGGATTGTCATCTACTGGGCTTCCTGCCAGTAAATCTGCTAGTGCTTGCCCTTTGACTGCTTTTTGTGCAACGTATTGAATGTCGAACTCACTTAATAGCATTTGCCACTTGTCCAACTTCCCTATGGGCATAGGCTGGTGAAAGATGTACCTTAGGGGATCTATTCTTGAGATTAAATGGGTCGTGCATGCAACCATATAATGTCTTAACTTCTAAGATACCCAAGTCAGAGAGCAACACGTCTTTTCCACCAAGGAATATATGGATTCACAGGGTGTGAACTTCTTACTGATGTAATAGatggctctctctttcttgcctgTTTCGTCATTTTGTGCCAACATGCACCCAAAAGCATTTTCTGATACCGACATATACAGCAACAAAGGGCTTCCCGGCCTTGGCGGGACCAAAACGGGTGGATTTGATAGGTATCTTTTAATCATGTCAAAGGCTTTCTGACAGTCCTCTGTCCATTTAGTTGGAGCATCTTTCTTGAGGAGTTTAAGGATTGGTTCTATGATTACTATGGACTGGCCAATGAAGCGTccaatgtaattcaaccttcctaagaagctcatgacctctttctttgttcttgGCGAAGGTAGTTCTTGGATTTCTTTAATCTTGGTGGGATCACGACTATCCTGGGCCCTACCCCTAATGATGGCGAGCTTATCCGTGTCCGAACgatcaacataagagacactgGGAATCAGACCACACATACTATAGACTAAATCGAAGTAACACGAACCATTTGGCGCTACAATTATACGGTACAACAAGATGAGCACCGACGGTGCATAAAACCGACTACATATCCCGTCTACGACCTCATGGAAAACAGACGGTGGAAAGGTCGGGGCAAGGCCACGCCCTATCCAATATGTACGTAACAAGAT
Protein-coding sequences here:
- the LOC132042482 gene encoding uncharacterized protein LOC132042482, coding for MIDNYKDWYEQLPYKLLGYRTTARTSTGATPYLLAYGTVAVIPAEVEIPSLRIIQEVELDDAEWIRKRYEQLILIDEKRMIAVCRGQLYQQRMAHAFNKHVRTRVFQIGQLVLKRIFPNQEEYKGKFAPNWQGPYMVRKVLSGGAVVLAEMDGQEW